The following coding sequences lie in one Apium graveolens cultivar Ventura chromosome 1, ASM990537v1, whole genome shotgun sequence genomic window:
- the LOC141720190 gene encoding pectinesterase-like — MEKKRKRFSLIRFTSAVSVCMVVLMVSIGAIGNQRKNTSNTKKQITLSKKDLQDICRAVDFTDTCNQNLPFKLFNNNEHSPKAFLKLGFESAMNNLRGATQTVISLQMDNGDQYTKNALTACSSLADKAINDLQRSLQHFLDHDIDALSDILDDLLTWVSGSLTLQQTCLDGFLHANGVSGGPIRERMRMALSKGMEFTINALGTTSQLAGKFNDGSAGGPTGPSNGGSMSPSNDDSKTIAPSRRLKSLERFPEGLDSNRRALLAGGPPVNVKPDVIVAQDGSGKYKTINEALKDIPLNGDKLFVLYIKAGVYNEKVTFNIAMTHLMVIGDGPTKTKITGAQNVQDGTTTFLSSTVAVEGDFFIAKDIGFENTAGSAKGQAVALRVTADKVIFSNCQIDGYQDSLYAHTYRQFYRDCTITGTIDFIFGDAAAVFQNCNFLVRRPGIGQTGVIMAQSRINVRQPTGIVLQNCTIVEDASLRPTKATTEVYLGRPWAENSRTVIMESFIGDLIRPEGYTLWNGTFGIDTAFYSEFNNRGPGAAKDKRVQWKSIKELTADEIQRYTPKAFIQGDTWVPPTKIAYAPGLMFPAVPKNKPSGPGVPAGGNDDIPFQNNKNCYNTQAKFQGNTCV; from the exons ATGGAGAAGAAACGCAAGAGATTTAGCTTAATAAGATTCACTTCTGCAGTGTCGGTTTGCATGGTAGTGTTAATGGTGAGCATAGGCGCTATTGGTAACCAAAGGAAAAATACTTCTAACACTAAGAAACAGATAACATTGTCCAAAAAGGATCTTCAAGACATTTGCCGTGCAGTTGATTTTACAGATACTTGCAATCAAAACCTCCCCTTTAAGCTCTTCAATAATAATGAACATAGTCCCAAAGCTTTTTTGAAGTTGGGATTCGAGTCAGCAATGAATAACTTGAGAGGCGCTACACAGACAGTAATATCCCTCCAAATGGACAACGGTGATCAGTATACAAAAAATGCGCTCACGGCTTGCAGCAGTCTAGCGGATAAGGCTATTAACGACCTCCAGAGATCTCTGCAACATTTCCTTGATCATGACATTGATGCTTTGTCTGATATTCTTGATGATCTCTTAACTTGGGTGAGCGGTTCCTTGACATTGCAACAAACTTGTTTAGATGGCTTTTTACATGCAAATGGAGTATCGGGTGGGCCAATTCGCGAGCGCATGAGGATGGCCTTGTCCAAAGGAATGGAGTTTACTATCAATGCCCTTGGAACAACGTCTCAACTTGCTGGAAAATTCAACGACGGATCCGCGGGAGGGCCCACGGGCCCGTCGAATGGTGGGTCCATGAGCCCGTCAAACGATGATTCCAAAACCATCGCTCCTAGTCGTCGTCTAAAATCATTGGAAAGATTCCCAGAAGGGTTAGATTCTAACAGAAGGGCTCTGCTAGCAGGTGGTCCTCCTGTGAATGTTAAGCCAGATGTAATTGTTGCACAAGATGGTTCGGGCAAGTACAAGACAATTAATGAAGCTTTGAAGGATATTCCTCTAAATGGTGACAAACTATTTGTGCTATACATTAAGGCAGGGGTATACAATGAAAAAGTTACCTTCAACATAGCAATGACGCATTTGATGGTCATAGGTGATGGTCCAACCAAGACTAAAATAACTGGAGCTCAGAACGTCCAAGATGGAACAACCACCTTCCTTAGTTCAACAGTTG CTGTTGAAGGGGATTTCTTCATCGCAAAGGACATCGGATTTGAGAACACCGCTGGCAGTGCAAAAGGCCAAGCTGTGGCACTCAGAGTCACAGCTGATAAGGTCATCTTCTCTAATTGCCAAATAGATGGATACCAAGACTCTCTCTACGCACACACATATCGCCAATTCTACCGAGATTGTACTATTACTGGCACCATAGACTTTATTTTCGGTGACGCAGCAGCTGTTTTCCAAAACTGCAATTTTCTAGTTAGGCGTCCTGGAATAGGTCAGACAGGCGTTATCATGGCACAAAGCAGGATAAATGTACGTCAGCCAACGGGAATTGTGTTACAAAACTGCACTATTGTTGAAGACGCATCGCTGCGTCCAACCAAAGCTACCACCGAAGTATACCTTGGAAGACCATGGGCAGAAAATTCTAGAACAGTCATAATGGAATCTTTTATTGGCGACCTAATTCGACCAGAAGGATATACCCTATGGAACGGGACATTTGGTATAGACACTGCATTTTATTCAGAATTTAACAATAGAGGCCCCGGTGCAGCCAAAGATAAACGTGTACAATGGAAATCAATCAAGGAACTTACTGCTGATGAAATTCAACGTTACACTCCAAAAGCTTTTATTCAAGGAGATACTTGGGTGCCACCTACTAAAATTGCTTATGCACCTGGTCTCATGTTTCCCGCTGTCCCCAAGAATAAACCATCAGGCCCAGGAGTCCCGGCTGGAGGAAACGATGATATACCTTTCCAGAATAATAAAAATTGTTATAATACTCAAGCTAAATTTCAAGGCAATACATGTGTTTGA
- the LOC141720194 gene encoding putative pectinesterase/pectinesterase inhibitor 20, translating into MEIKHCSVSLLSVFLVLCLFTNSTTASVETTCNNTPFPKFCKPIIPESDNIHDHGRFSLQRSISLTSNFLSLVDRYLQSRDTLPHNTVLALENCQLLAKLNLDFFSKTLETIRLSDSIQDLKAFDMQTLLSAALTNQQTCFAELDALTSTSIPKDELLAPLSNGSKLYSVSLAIFKHGWVNNTRRGWKKPDVVVPQDDGKLRLYPGGNAVNVTQKVVVDPSGNGNFTTINDAVAAAPDNTDGSNGYFLINIVAGVYEEYVNIPVNKKYLMMIGAGINQTIITGNRSVSDGLSTFNTGTFIVVGEGFVGVNMTIRNTAGAKNFQAVALRSGADLSAFYRCSFEGYQDTLYAHSLRQFYRECDIYGTIDFILGNAAVVVQNCNIYPRLPIQGQFDPITAQGRTDINQNTGTSIQNCTITPAEDLATTKTYLGRPWKEYSRVVVMESFLDSLIDPAGWSIWDGDFALNTLYYGEYNNRGAGSDTSNRVTWPGYHVINATDAGNFTVSNFLGGDIWLPKTGVPYNGGLL; encoded by the exons ATGGAAATAAAGCATTGCTCAGTTTCCCTACTTTCTGTATTTCTCGTACTCTGTTTATTCACTAACTCCACAACAGCTTCTGTAGAAACCACATGCAACAACACTCCTTTTCCTAAATTTTGTAAACCCATCATACCTGAATCTGACAACATACACGATCATGGCAGATTCTCTCTTCAGCGTTCTATTTCCTTGACTAGTAATTTTCTTTCATTAGTCGATCGTTATCTTCAGTCTCGAGACACATTGCCTCACAACACAGTTCTTGCTCTTGAAAATTGCCAACTTCTAGCCAAGTTAAACTTGGATTTCTTTTCTAAAACTCTTGAGACTATCCGTCTTTCGGATTCTATTCAAGATCTTAAGGCATTTGATATGCAAACTTTGCTTAGTGCAGCGCTAACCAACCAACAGACTTGCTTTGCAGAGCTTGACGCCCTTACATCAACTTCAATTCCTAAAGATGAACTTTTAGCTCCACTGTCCAATGGGAGTAAGCTATATAGCGTGTCACTTGCTATTTTTAAACATGGTTGGGTTAATAATACAAGAAGAGGATGGAAAAAACCTGACGTTGTGGTTCCTCAAGATGATGGAAAATTGAGGCTTTATCCAGGTGGAAATGCTGTGAATGTGACGCAGAAGGTTGTAGTTGATCCTAGTGGAAATGGGAATTTTACGACAATCAATGATGCAGTTGCAGCAGCTCCAGACAACACAGATGGTAGCAATGGGTATTTCTTGATTAATATTGTGGCTGGTGTTTACGAAGAGTATGTTAATATACCCGTAAACAAGAAATATTTAATGATGATCGGAGCAGGGATTAATCAGACCATTATTACTGGGAATCGTAGTGTCTCAGATGGGTTGTCCACGTTCAATACCGGAACATTCA TTGTGGTTGGAGAAGGATTCGTTGGAGTAAACATGACAATCAGGAACACAGCAGGAGCTAAAAACTTTCAAGCTGTGGCACTTAGAAGTGGTGCTGACTTATCGGCCTTTTATCGTTGTAGTTTTGAAGGATATCAAGATACCTTATACGCCCATTCTTTAAGACAATTCTACAGAGAATGTGACATCTATGGTACTATAGATTTCATACTCGGGAATGCTGCAGTTGTTGTTCAAAATTGCAACATTTATCCTCGTCTTCCAATTCAAGGTCAGTTTGATCCTATAACAGCTCAAGGTAGAACAGATATCAACCAAAACACCGGAACTTCAATACAAAATTGTACAATTACACCAGCAGAAGATTTGGCCACAACAAAAACATATCTAGGTAGGCCGTGGAAGGAGTACTCACGAGTGGTTGTTATGGAGTCCTTTTTGGATAGTTTGATTGATCCGGCTGGCTGGAGCATTTGGGACGGGGATTTTGCACTCAACACGTTGTACTACGGTGAATATAACAATAGAGGAGCTGGATCAGATACGAGTAACAGAGTTACATGGCCTGGTTACCATGTGATTAATGCGACTGATGCAGGAAACTTTACAGTTTCCAACTTCTTAGGAGGAGATATCTGGCTGCCAAAAACCGGAGTTCCATACAATGGCGGATTACTGTAG